One part of the Lotus japonicus ecotype B-129 chromosome 2, LjGifu_v1.2 genome encodes these proteins:
- the LOC130741266 gene encoding ubiquitin-conjugating enzyme E2 20-like has product MAAHTETNIAPSKHPLPPPNTLDSQSVQKRLQSELMALMMSGESGVSAFPEEDNILCWKGTITGTKDTVFEGTDYKLSLSFPTDYPFKPPKVKFLTTCFHPNVDLHGNICLDILQDKWSSAYDVRTILLSIQSLLGEPNISSPLNTQAAQLWSNQQEYRKVVERMYKCPSAVA; this is encoded by the exons ATGGCGGCACACACTGAAACCAACATTGCTCCCTCAAAGCACCCTCTCCCTCCGCCAAACACCCTCGATTCTCAATCTGTTCAAAAACG GTTGCAGTCTGAATTGATGGCTCTCATG ATGAGTGGAGAATCTGGGGTTTCTGCATTCCCTGAAGAAGATAACATATTGTGCTGGAAAGGAACAATAACAGGAACCAAAGACACAGTGTTTGAGGGAACAGATTACAAGTTGTCACTTTCATTCCCTACTGATTACCCTTTTAAGCCTCCAAAGGTCAAGTTTCTAACCACCTGCTTCCACCCCAATGTGGATTTGCATGGCAACATTTGCTTGGACATTCTTCAGGATAAGTGGTCCTCTGCTTATGATGTCAGAACAATTCTTCTATCAATCCAAAGCCTACTTGGAG AGCCAAATATTAGCTCACCACTAAACACACAAGCAGCACAGCTTTGGAGCAATCAACAAG AATACAGGAAGGTGGTGGAAAGGATGTACAAATGTCCTAGTGCAGTTGCTTGA